In a single window of the Salmo trutta chromosome 21, fSalTru1.1, whole genome shotgun sequence genome:
- the LOC115156649 gene encoding UAP56-interacting factor, with the protein MTQPEPPSAWSLHPSAPISPAPVKVEEEKKPVPPKGVPLQFDINSVGKQQTAMTLNERFRILKDQRIATAQTSKGSRFVTVG; encoded by the exons ATGACGCAGCCTGA GCCTCCCAGTGCTTGGTCCCTGCACCCCTCGGCACCCATCAGCCCGGCCCCAgtcaaggtggaggaggagaagaaaccAGTACCACCTAAAGGAGTCCCCCTGCAGTTTGACATCAACAGCGTGGGGAAACAG CAGACGGCGATGACTTTGAATGAGCGATTCCGCATCCTGAAAGACCAGCGCATCGCCACTGCGCAGACCAGCAAAGGCAGCCGATTCGTCACCGTGGGTTAA